From the Lampris incognitus isolate fLamInc1 chromosome 10, fLamInc1.hap2, whole genome shotgun sequence genome, one window contains:
- the LOC130119852 gene encoding heterogeneous nuclear ribonucleoproteins A1 homolog, which produces MDSGKGEPQSGRKKRVYISLPKKHMANLAEHYELEHGLVIRQLNPYINEGYLQAYFREWGTVTGCRIYKSHSPENSKGLAFVRFSTGDEADMADWAGPHYIGGTEVDTRRVVSPKMEEDSDMDIATVTAVSGPKRRRSMGLGYILEDAQWLDDELEE; this is translated from the exons ATGGACTCTG GTAAAGGAGAACCACAAAGCGGTCGTAAGAAGAGAGTGTACATCAGTCTTCCAAAGAAACACATGGCCAACTTGGCAGAACACTATGAGCTG GAACACGGACTTGTAATTCGGCAGCTGAACCCTTACATAAACGAAGGGTACCTACAAGCTTACTTCAGAGAGTGGGGCACAGTCACAGGGTGCAGG ATTTACAAAAGCCATTCCCCGGAAAATAGTAAAGGACTGGCCTTTGTCAGATTCTCTACAGGGGATGAGGCGGACATGGCAGACTGGGCCGGCCCTCACTACATCGGAGGCACTGAGGTGGACACAAGGAGAGTCGTGAGCCCAAAG ATGGAGGAGGATTCGGACATGGACATCGCAACAGTCACTGCTGTTTCTGGGCCGAAGCGGAGGCGCTCCATGGGCCTTGGGTACATTTTGGAGGATGCCCAGTGGTTAGATGATGAGTTGGAGGAATAG